Sequence from the Candidatus Paceibacterota bacterium genome:
TTGATTTGGATCCTGGTCCCAAGGGTCGTTCTGGATAGTCCAACGGAAATGGCGCTGGCCTTCGGTCAGGTTGCCGGTTTGAACCGCCTGATTCCAATTGGTCGAGACCAGGCTTTCAATCAGCAGGCGCTGGGCAACGCGGGCAGCCTCCCCTTTGCGCTGAGACACCGTGCCCGCGAGGCTGGAAATGTGCAACCCTTCGATAGCCGCGGGGATGACGATAGCCATGAACAGGAGTGCCGCGAGAACTTCCGCCAGTGTGAACCCTGCCGCCCCTCGCCGGCGCGCCCCCTTGACCCGCCAGCAATCTGTCGGGTGTTGGAGGTCCGATGTCGGGAATTGGAGGTTTCGAAGTTTCATCTCGCCTCCGCCTCCTCTTCCGCATCCGTGTTCCGAATCTCGTAACTCATCCCATCTCGCGCTCGCGTCAGCCAGAGGGAGCCGCCGTCGTTGCTCGCCAAGTGGAGCTTCTTCGGGCTGCCTTCGCCGATGGAACCGTCGGGCAGAAAGCGGATGGTCGGCAGCTCTGCATGGACGAGGTTGACGCGAGGCACACTTGCCGTGCTGGTCACCAGGCGGCTTCGGCTCATCGTTGGGACCGGGGCTATCACAGTCTCATTCGCTGCTTCCAGCCTGAGGCCGGTGTCGAGCGTGAACTCCAGAGCTCGGGGATCGCTGGCCTCATAGCTTCGCTCGGCCTCAAGTCCAAAAGTGCCCTTGTCCGTGTTGACCCATAAGTTCATTGGCAATCCCTCAGCCACCGCCCGGCTCTGGCCGCTTCGTGTCAGCGCCAGCAGCCGCCGCGCTTCCGAATCCAGCGTTCGGCCATGGAAGAAGCGGGAGAGCTTGGGCGCCGTCAGGGAGATCATTACCGTTAGCAAAGCCATGACCAGGATCAACTCGATCAGAGTGAATCCGTGGCGGAACTCCGGCCTCCTGACAGGGGCAGCGCACGCAGCCGCGTGCGGCTGGAGCGGAGATCTGCTCTCCGACCCGGTCAGGCCGATTTGACCACCG
This genomic interval carries:
- a CDS encoding prepilin-type N-terminal cleavage/methylation domain-containing protein, whose translation is MRLCAVRRKAGGQIGLTGSESRSPLQPHAAACAAPVRRPEFRHGFTLIELILVMALLTVMISLTAPKLSRFFHGRTLDSEARRLLALTRSGQSRAVAEGLPMNLWVNTDKGTFGLEAERSYEASDPRALEFTLDTGLRLEAANETVIAPVPTMSRSRLVTSTASVPRVNLVHAELPTIRFLPDGSIGEGSPKKLHLASNDGGSLWLTRARDGMSYEIRNTDAEEEAEAR